The following proteins are co-located in the Candidatus Dormiibacterota bacterium genome:
- a CDS encoding YciI family protein codes for MKQYLLSVNQPDGPPPPSVDLKRIMQDVDVVIREMKAAGAWVFNGGLHPASTATVLRLQAGELLMTDGPYAEGKEHIGGICIISAPDLDAALDWGRKLARVITLPIEVRPFQEERED; via the coding sequence ATGAAGCAATATCTGCTCAGCGTCAATCAACCCGACGGCCCTCCTCCGCCGTCCGTCGACCTGAAACGGATCATGCAGGATGTCGACGTCGTGATTCGCGAGATGAAGGCCGCCGGTGCCTGGGTCTTCAACGGCGGTTTGCACCCGGCCAGCACGGCGACCGTCCTGCGGCTGCAGGCCGGCGAACTGCTGATGACCGATGGCCCCTACGCTGAGGGCAAGGAGCATATCGGCGGGATCTGCATCATCAGCGCGCCCGACCTCGACGCGGCGCTCGACTGGGGTCGCAAGCTAGCGCGGGTGATTACCCTCCCGATCGAGGTGCGACCGTTCCAAGAGGAGAGAGAGGACTGA
- a CDS encoding dihydrofolate reductase family protein, whose amino-acid sequence MSKIVAFTSLTLDGVMQAPGRPDEDRRGGFAHGGWALPYADSVLGAVSGGSMASTGALLFGRRTYEDFYGVWPKRTDGNPFTAVLNKTKKYVASTTLKEPLPWVNSTLLKGDAAEAVARLKAQPGQDFVVLGSGVLLQSLMRRNLVDEYVLLIHPLVLGSGHRLFTDQGQFAALRLIDAKTTTTGVVIATYQPAETTGAKDLSPARAGAFEGTGR is encoded by the coding sequence ATGAGCAAGATCGTTGCGTTCACGAGTCTCACGCTGGACGGGGTGATGCAAGCGCCCGGCCGGCCAGACGAGGATCGCCGTGGCGGCTTCGCGCACGGCGGCTGGGCACTTCCCTATGCCGATTCGGTGCTGGGCGCCGTCTCGGGAGGAAGCATGGCGTCGACCGGTGCGCTGCTGTTCGGGCGACGGACCTACGAGGACTTCTACGGCGTCTGGCCCAAGCGGACCGACGGCAATCCCTTCACCGCGGTGCTGAACAAGACCAAGAAGTACGTCGCTTCGACGACCCTGAAAGAGCCGCTGCCGTGGGTCAACTCCACGCTGCTCAAGGGCGACGCGGCGGAGGCCGTGGCCCGGCTGAAGGCGCAGCCCGGCCAGGATTTCGTCGTGCTCGGCAGTGGCGTCCTGCTGCAGTCGTTGATGCGGCGCAACCTCGTCGACGAATACGTGCTCCTGATTCACCCGCTGGTGCTGGGATCCGGGCACCGCCTCTTCACCGACCAAGGTCAATTCGCCGCACTCCGGCTCATCGACGCCAAGACGACAACCACCGGTGTCGTGATCGCAACCTATCAGCCCGCCGAAACGACCGGAGCCAAGGACCTGAGCCCCGCTAGGGCCGGGGCGTTCGAAGGAACCGGTCGATGA